In a single window of the Raphanus sativus cultivar WK10039 chromosome 9, ASM80110v3, whole genome shotgun sequence genome:
- the LOC108822118 gene encoding putative auxin response factor 21 — MAGDKIMHAQPEVLAIDETNNYLNNQLWKLCAGPLFNTPEIGEKLVVSMNDELCQLKPVFDISSKICCNVFSIDLKVETNTNEIYAEVSLLPDTSDVEIPIPKNKNNIQNINYFTKVLSASDTRKNGGFVLYKRHATECLPLLDMSQLTPSQEIIAKDIHGHEWSFKHSFKGTPKRHMFSSGWNEFAKGKKLVAGDSFVFLRGENGESRVGISKAAHQQRNIPTSLISKESMHHGVVATALNAIENKCIFVVFYKPRSSQFLVNFDKFVGRVNNKFSIGSKFSMRFEGKDLNEIRAFSTHWKDSEWRSLEVQWDGAATIPRPDKVSPWEIELLTHSSPIFKSGLTMWYPTLSQGQEVGNSSIQSSMRYSFPTMSKPNYNEQMVQAMEEMSTTTVTPSCRLFGVDLTVPATIKDPIKPIDSYKKIKISKIFEEEKVNHVQARSLTKVHMEGVIERSVDLTIFDGYNQLIDELETLFDIKGELHMHDQWKMFFIYDDGDMMILGDDPWPKFCNMAKEIFICSKEDVKIRTADSRFSEGDPTLTTSILPPDVNSN; from the exons ATGGCTGGTGATAAAATCATGCATGCGCAACCTGAAGTTTTAG CTATTGATGAAACCAATAACTACTTGAACAATCAATTATGGAAGTTGTGTGCTGGACCTCTGTTTAATACTCCAGAAATTGGAGAGAAA CTAGTTGTTTCTATGAACGACGAACTTTGTCAGCTAAAACCAGTTTTTGATATTTCTTCAAAAATTTGTTGTAATGTTTTTAGTATCGACCTTAAG GTAGAGACCAATACAAATGAAATTTATGCAGAAGTTTCTTTGTTGCCTGATACATCT GATGTTGAGATCCCTATtcctaaaaacaaaaacaacataCAAAACATTAACTATTTCACCAAGGTGTTAAGTGCTTCTGATACCCGCAAAAATGGcggttttgttttgtataaaagACATGCCACTGAATGTCTTCCCCTATTG gaTATGTCTCAGCTAACCCCAAGTCAAGAGATAATTGCTAAAGATATTCATGGTCATGAATGGAGTTTTAAACACTCTTTCAAAG GTACACCAAAAAGACATATGTTCTCATCTGGTTGGAATGAGTttgcaaaaggaaaaaaattggtTGCTGGAGACTCTTTTGTATTCCTTcg AGGAGAGAATGGGGAATCGCGAGTTGGTATCAGTAAAGCAGCTCATCAGCAACGCAACATACCAACATCTTTAATTTCAAAAGAGAGTATGCACCATGGTGTAGTTGCTACTGCACTGAATGCTATTGAAAACAAATGTATATTCGTTGTGTTCTATAAGCCaag GTCGAGCCAATTCCTTGTCAACTTCGATAAATTTGTAGGTAGAGTGAATAATAAGTTTAGTATAGGCTCCAAATTTTCGATGAGGTTCGAAGGAAAAGATCTAAATGAAATAag agctttcTCCACTCATTGGAAGGATTCAGAATGGCGAAGTCTAGAA gtgCAATGGGATGGAGCTGCAACAATTCCAAGACCTGATAAGGTATCTCCATGGGAGATTGAGTTGTTAACACATTCATCACCCATTTTTAAGT CAGGTTTAACAATGTGGTATCCTACTTTGTCCCAAGGCCAAGAAGTTGGAAATTCGAGCATACAATCTTCCATGAGATACTCATTCCCTACCATGTCCAAACCAAACTACAATGAGCAAATGGTTCAAGCAATGGAAGAAATGTCAACTACAACCGTAACTCCTAGCTGCAGACTTTTTGGAGTTGATCTAACAGTTCCCGCTACAATAAAGGATCCAATAAAACCTATTGACTcgtataaaaaaattaagatttctaaaatctttgaagaagaaaaggtTAACCATGTCCAAGCTAGAAGTCTTACTAAG GTTCATATGGAAGGTGTCATAGAAAGGTCTGTAGATTTAACTATATTTGATGGATACAATCAGTTGATCGATGAACTAGAAACACTATTTGATATCAAAGGCGAGTTGCATATGCACGATCAATGGAAAATGTTTTTCATATATGATGATGGAGATATGATGATTCTTGGAGACGATCCCTGGCC CAAATTTTGCAATATGGCGAAAGAAATATTCATATGTTCAAAAGAGGATGTCAAGATAAGAACAGCAGATAGCAGATTCTCCGAAGGTGATCCAACATTAACAACATCAATCTTACCACCAGATGTCAACAGCAATTAG